A genomic window from Tachyglossus aculeatus isolate mTacAcu1 unplaced genomic scaffold, mTacAcu1.pri scaffold_259_arrow_ctg1, whole genome shotgun sequence includes:
- the LOC119923783 gene encoding olfactory receptor 7A10-like, translating to MEKGNQTSVPIFLLLGLFDWVEQRQLFGLFLWMYLLGVLGNLLIALAVSSDPHMHTPMYFFLSNLSLSDACLLSTTIPKMLANLLTQDKSISYDGCLAQMFFFLLFVGLDDFLLTSMAYDRYVAICHPLHYTTIMNPRLCALLVAGSWSVSSLDSLIHTLLVVPLSFCTDNEILHFFCEPNRVRKLSCTDTLINDVVLYVVAVVLAIFPFVGIVFSYTRIITTLLRVPSAKGRYKAFNTCCSHLLGVSLFYGTGCGVYLSPISTQASQKGSIASVMYTVVTPMLNPFIYSLRNKDMKEALRNVFRGKTVFMQRL from the coding sequence ATGGAGAAGGGGAACCAAACCAGCGTCCCaatattcctcctcctgggactgttcgATTGGGTGGAGCAGCGGCAGCTCTTCgggctgttcctctggatgtacctgcttggggtcctggggaacctcctcatcgccCTGGCTGTCAGCTCCGACCCGCAcatgcacacccccatgtatttcttcctcagcaacCTCTCCCTGTCCGATGCGTGTCTATTATCTACCACGATCCCCAAGATGTTGGCCAACCTCCTGACCCAAGATAAATCCATATCCTACGAtggctgcctggcccaaatgttttttttccttctctttgtagGTCTAGACGATTTCCTCCTCACCAGCATGGCTTATGATCGCTACGtggctatatgccaccccctccactacaccaccatcatgaacccacggctctgtgccctgtTGGTTGCTGGATCCTGGAGTGTCAGTAGCCTTGATTCCCTGATTCACACATTATTGGTGGTTCCGTTATCTTTCTGTACAGacaatgaaatccttcacttcttctgtgagccTAATCGGGTCCGAAAACTTTCCTGCACAGACACTCTGATCAATGATGTAGTGCTCTATGTGGTGGCTGTTGTATTGGCTATTTTTCCCTTTGTGGGTATCGTTTTCTCTTACACCCGCATCATAACCACCTTACTGAGAGTCCCATCTGCCAAAGGAAGATATAAAGCTTTCAACACCTGTTGCTCACACCTATTAGGGGTCTCCTTATTCTATGGCACTGGTTGTGGGGTCTACCTCAGCCccatatctacccaagcatcacAGAAGGGCTCGATAGCCTCCGTGATGTACAcggtggtcacccccatgctgaaccccttcatctacagcctgaggaacaaagacatgaaagaggctctgagaaatgtgtTCAGAGGGAAAACTGTCTTCATGCAAAGACTGTGA